The following are encoded together in the Drosophila sechellia strain sech25 chromosome 3R, ASM438219v1, whole genome shotgun sequence genome:
- the LOC6606660 gene encoding acyl-CoA Delta(11) desaturase, with translation MAPYSRIYHQDESSRETGVLFEDDAQTVDGDLTTDRFQLKRAEKRRLPLVLRNIILFTLVHLAALYGLHSIFTRAKLATTLFAAGLYIIGMLGVTAGAHRLWAHRTYKAKWPLRLLLVIFNTIAFQDAVYHWARDHRVHHKFSETDADPHNATRGFFFSHVGWLLCKKHPDIKEKGRGLDLSDLLADPILMFQRKHYYILMPLACFVLPTVIPMVYWNETLASSWFVATMFRWCFQLNMTWLVNSAAHKFGNRPYDKSMNPTQNAYVSAFTFGEGWHNYHHAFPWDYKTAEWGRYSLNITTAFIDLFAKIGWAYDLKTVAPDVIQRRVLRTGDGSHELWGWGDKDLTAEDARNVLLVDKGR, from the exons ATGGCGCCCTACTCAAGGATATACCATCAGGATGAGTCCTCCAGAGAAACGGGTGTCCTTTTCGAGGACGATGCACAAACAGTCGACGGTGACCTGACCACCGACAGATTCCAGTTGAAACGAGCTGAGAAGCGTCGGCTACCCCTAGTCTTGCGGAATATAATCCTGTTCACATTGGTCCACCTGGCTGCTCTATATGGCCTGCACTCCATATTCACAAGGGCGAAACTGGCCACCACACTTTTCG CTGCCGGATTGTATATCATTGGCATGCTGGGCGTTACAGCCGGCGCCCATCGTCTGTGGGCGCATCGCACCTACAAGGCCAAGTGGCCCCTGCGCCTGCTCCTGGTCATCTTCAATACGATCGCCTTCCAGGATGCCGTCTACCACTGGGCCCGTGACCATCGCGTCCACCACAAATTCTCGGAAACTGATGCAGATCCACACAACGCAACCAGGGGATTTTTCTTCTCGCATGTGGGCTGGCTGCTCTGCAAGAAACATCCGGATATCAAGGAAAAGGGAAGGGGACTGGACCTCTCCGACCTACTCGCCGATCCCATCTTGATGTTCCAACGAAA GCACTACTATATCCTCATGCCGCTGGCCTGCTTCGTTCTGCCCACCGTAATTCCAATGGTTTACTGGAATGAGACACTGGCCTCCTCCTGGTTCGTGGCCACCATGTTTAGGTGGTGCTTCCAGCTGAACATGACCTGGCTGGTGAACAGCGCAGCCCACAAATTCGGAAATCGGCCATACGACAA GAGCATGAATCCCACCCAGAATGCCTATGTATCGGCCTTCACCTTTGGCGAGGGATGGCACAACTACCATCACGCGTTTCCATGGGACTACAAGACGGCCGAATGGGGTCGCTACTCTCTGAACATAACGACGGCCTTCATCGACTTGTTCGCCAAGATCGGCTGGGCCTACGACCTCAAGACAGTGGCTCCCGACGTGATCCAGCGACGGGTGCTCCGCACTGGTGACGGTAGCCACGAACTGTGGGGCTGGGGCGATAAGGACTTGACAGCGGAGGATGCCAGGAACGTGCTCCTTGTGGATAAAGGTAGATGA
- the LOC6606662 gene encoding SUMO-activating enzyme subunit 1, with amino-acid sequence MVVDMDTSETAVELTEAENELYDRQIRLWGLESQKRLRTAKILIAGLCGLGAEITKNIILSGVNSVKLLDDKNVTEEDFCSQFLAPRESLNTNRAEASLTRARALNPMVNISADHEPLKEKASEFFGQFDVVVVNGATNEELLRIDTICRDLGVKFIATDVWGTFGFYFASLQKHNYVEDVIKHKVVANSEKKKKYETVSIPTQRDVEYPGYSAWLDFDVTEPSYLRKLKRNGPGVLLLSVLQKFRTTHKRDPSYKTREADLELLRGIRDELLPNSILGDEALGLIFAQISPAVAVVGGVVAQEVIKVVTKLEAPHRNLFVFDPETCAGYVEAIEAK; translated from the exons atggtcGTGGATATGGACACCAGCGAGACAGCCGTGGAGCTCACGGAGGCGGAGAACGAGCTGTACGACAGACAAATCCGACTCTGGGGTCTGGAATCTCAGAAACG ccTCCGCACAGCCAAGATTCTCATCGCCGGACTGTGCGGCCTGGGCGCCGAGATAACCAAGAACATCATCCTGTCCGGAGTGAACTCCGTGAAGCTACTGGACGACAAGAACGTAACCGAGGAGGACTTTTGTTCGCAATTCCTTGCCCCCCGTGAATCGCTGAACACCAACCGTGCCGAGGCATCATTGACACGGGCACGTGCTCTCAATCCCATGGTGAACATCTCCGCCGACCACGAGCCCTTAAAGGAGAAGGCCTCGGAGTTCTTCGGACAGTTCGATGTGGTGGTGGTCAATGGCGCGACCAACGAGGAACTGTTGCGCATTGACACCATTTGCCGAGACCTGGGCGTCAAGTTCATAGCCACCGATGTGTGGGGCACCTTCGGGTTCTACTTTGCCAGTCTGCAGAAGCACAACTACGTCGA GGATGTTATCAAGCACAAGGTCGTAGCCAATTCggagaagaaaaagaagtATGAAACGGTGTCCATTCCAACGCAGCGTGATGTCGAATATCCCGGCTACTCTGCCTGGCTTGATTTTGATGTTACCGAGCCTAGTTATTTGCGTAAATTGAAGCGCAATGGGCCGGGTGTTTTGCTGTTAAGTGTGCTCCAAAAGTTCCGCACAACCCACAAGCGCGATCCCAGCTACAAGACTCGAGAAGCTGACCTGGAATTGCTTCGCGGAATTCGCGACGAACTGCTGCCCAACTCTATACTGGGCGACGAAGCTCTGGGTCTTATTTTTGCGCAGATCTCGCCAGCGGTCGCTGTTGTTGGCGGCGTTGTGGCCCAAGAGGTCATCAAGGTGGTTACTAAATTGGAAGCGCCTCACCGTAATCTGTTCGTTTTTGACCCCGAAACTTGTGCCGGATACGTTGAGGCCATCGAAGCGAAGTGA
- the LOC6606661 gene encoding probable enoyl-CoA hydratase echA8: MLRKFGSLLAQQVGQQARFTAASRTFSSTKALHKDPATQEAEASPPKNILVEKDKNITLIGINRPQQRNAIDSLTASQLCDAFANFEADDTSPVAVLYGVGGSFCSGFDILEISTDEKEEISVDILMRPEGSVGPTRRQIKKPVVCGINGYCIANGLELALMCDLRVMEESAVLGFFNRRFGVPMLDAGTIRLPAMIGLSRALDLILTGRPVGSQEAHDIGLVNRIVPTGTALGNALELATCLAKFPQRALIHDRNSVYSSTFETSTFHQAVQNEVMFTSREIIEDMQNGIKWFNQTFKPDTTHSWLKRDRSMADWDDEEVAEAAAQKEKLKQEQEAALAEAEKQKQAEKALKKSKKAEESVDSKDPKDKPNEK, translated from the exons ATGCTTCGCAAATTTGGCAGTCTGTTGGCCCAGCAGGTGGGTCAGCAAGCACGTTTTACCGCCGCAAGTCGCACATTTTCCTCGACAAAAGCGCTGCACAAAG ATCCAGCGACCCAGGAGGCAGAGGCTTCGCCACCGAAGAACATACTGGTGGAAAAGGACAAGAACATCACGCTGATCGGCATCAATCGACCGCAGCAGCGCAATGCCATCGATTCGCTCACTGCATCGCAGCTTTGCGACGCCTTCGCCAATTTCGAAGCGGACGACACCTCGCCGGTGGCCGTGCTGTACGGCGTGGGCGGCTCCTTTTGCTCTGGCTTCGACATCCTAGAGATTAGCACCGACGAGAAGGAGGAGATCAGCGTGGACATCCTGATGCGACCGGAGGGCTCCGTGGGTCCCACGCGTCGTCAAATCAAGAAGCCGGTCGTGTGCGGCATCAATGGCTACTGCATAGCCAACGGTCTGGAACTGGCTCTCATGTGCGATCTGCGCGTGATGGAGGAGTCCGCAGTGCTGGGATTTTTCAATCGACGCTTTGGTGTGCCAATGCTCGATGCCGGCACCATTCGGCTGCCGGCCATGATTGGTTTGTCGCGTGCCCTGGACCTGATACTTACGGGACGTCCGGTGGGCTCCCAGGAGGCTCACGACATTGGTCTGGTCAACAGGATTGTGCCCACGGGCACGGCCTTGGGCAATGCCTTGGAGCTGGCCACCTGTCTGGCCAAGTTCCCGCAACGCGCGCTCATCCACGATCGCAACTCGGTCTACTCGAGCACGTTCGAGACCTCCACGTTCCACCAGGCGGTGCAGAACGAGGTGATGTTCACGTCCCGCGAGATCATCGAGGACATGCAGAACGGCATCAAATGGTTCAACCAGA CCTTCAAACCGGACACCACGCATTCGTGGCTCAAGCGCGACCGCTCGATGGCCGACTGGGACGATGAGGAAGTGGCAGAGGCTGCTGCGCAGAAGGAAAAACTAAAACAGGAACAAGAGGCCGCTCTGGCTGAGGccgaaaagcaaaagcagGCGGAAAAGGCACTGAAAAAGTCGAAGAAGGCCGAAGAAAGTGTCGATAGTAAAGATCCCAAGGATAAGCCAAACGAAAAGTAG
- the LOC6606664 gene encoding zinc finger protein OZF, with product MDLTNVDQGLVKNDPTQEDTFEEELIFISNSDFEELENEIKIEESCFYDKDLEPVKSVPSKLKTCKSTIAEKRLLRKRTESFKCTQCQMAFTKKENLESHLRLHAEERPFECSQCSKSFRRRLHYKRHLLKHEKRPHRCSNCAKTFTQDSSLKQHQLEHTGERHFKCSQCATSFARKSYLKVHLRTHSEERPFECTHCEKAFKSSSHLKDHLRTHKEGRPFKCSHCSKSFKLRSILQKHLLTHAERSFKCTQCPKTFLQNDGLQIHLRMHAGEDPFKCSHCSETFAKNSSLQLHILEHAGKEPLKCSQCSATFATRSLYRVHVRSHTRERQFKCDECSKSFFKKSHIVEHQQVHTGERPFKCAHCSKDFKCRTHLRVHLLDHSGEKPPKCSHCSKEFKLSSQLLVHLQEHTGKNHFECPHCSKSYTTSSSLHMHLRTHTGELPFKCSHCSKEFARSADHEEHLRTHTGEKPFKCSHYSARYTQKSSLGRHLRTNH from the coding sequence ATGGATCTGACGAACGTAGATCAAGGCCTCGTGAAGAACGACCCAACACAAGAAGACACTTTCGAGGAAGAATTAATCTTCATTTCTAACAGCGACTTCGAAGAGCTCGAAAACGAAATAAAGATTGAGGAATCCTGTTTTTATGACAAAGATTTGGAGCCAGTTAAAAGCGTCCCGTCGAAGCTGAAGACATGTAAATCCACAATAGCAGAGAAGCGCCTCTTGCGAAAGCGAACAGAGTCGTTTAAGTGTACCCAATGCCAAATGGCGTttacaaaaaaggaaaacctcGAATCACACTTGCGACTTCACGCAGAAGAACGTCCGTTCGAGTGCTCCCAGTGCTCCAAGAGCTTTAGACGCAGGTTGCATTACAAGCGACACTTGCTCAAACACGAGAAGCGACCTCATAGGTGTTCCAACTGTGCAAAGACCTTTACCCAGGATTCATCGCTTAAACAACATCAGCTTGAGCACACTGGAGAGCGGCACTTCAAGTGTTCCCAGTGCGCAACGTCGTTTGCGCGAAAATCGTATCTTAAGGTACACTTACGTACGCACAGTGAAGAACGACCCTTTGAGTGTACCCATTGCGAAAAGGCATTTAAAAGCAGTTCGCATCTTAAGGATCACTTGCGAACTCATAAGGAGGGACGGCCCTTTAAGTGTTCCCACTGCTCGAAGAGTTTTAAACTCAGGTCAATTCTACAAAAGCACTTGCTGACGCACGCCGAACGATCCTTTAAGTGTACCCAGTGCCCGAAGACTTTTCTTCAGAATGATGGTTTGCAAATTCATTTGCGAATGCACGCGGGCGAAGACCCGTTCAAGTGTTCCCATTGCTCAGAGACCTTTGCAAAGAATTCGAGTCTTCAACTACACATACTTGAGCACGCAGGAAAAGAGCCCCTTAAGTGTTCCCAGTGCTCAGCCACCTTTGCCACGAGGTCACTTTACCGAGTCCACGTGCGTTCGCATACAAGAGAGCGGCAGTTTAAGTGCGACGAATGCTCGAAATCTTTCTTCAAGAAGTCACATATTGTCGAGCATCAGCAAGTGCATACGGGAGAGCGACCCTTTAAGTGTGCCCACTGCTCCAAGGACTTCAAATGTCGTACGCATCTTCGGGTGCATTTGCTTGATCATTCTGGAGAAAAGCCCCCCAAGTGTTCCCACTGCTCGAAGGAATTTAAGCTAAGCTCGCAACTGCTGGTGCACCTGCAAGAGCATACTGGAAAAAACCACTTCGAGTGTCCCCACTGCTCGAAGTCCTATACAACCAGCTCGTCTCTTCATATGCACTTGCGAACGCACACGGGAGAATTGCCCTTCAAGTGTTCCCACTGCTCCAAGGAGTTTGCGAGAAGCGCAGACCACGAGGAACACTTGCGAACGCATACGGGTGAAAAACCCTTCAAGTGTTCACACTACTCAGCCAGATACACACAGAAGTCCAGTCTTGGGCGGCACCTGCGGACAAACcactaa
- the LOC6606663 gene encoding proteasome subunit alpha type-2, with the protein MATERYSFSLTTFSPSGKLVQLEYALAAVSGGAPSVGIIASNGVVIATENKHKSPLYEQHSVHRVEMIYNHIGMVYSGMGPDYRLLVKQARKIAQTYYLTYKEPIPVSQLVQRVATLMQEYTQSGGVRPFGVSLLICGWDNDRPYLYQSDPSGAYFAWKATAMGKNAVNGKTFLEKRYSEDLELDDAVHTAILTLKEGFEGKMTADNIEIGICDQNGFQRLDPASIKDYLASIP; encoded by the exons ATGGCTACCGAACGCTATAGCTTTTCGTTGACCACGTTCAG TCCTTCCGGAAAACTCGTCCAACTGGAGTatgcattggcggccgtatccGGCGGAGCTCCCTCCGTGGGCATTATAG CTTCCAACGGCGTCGTCATTGCCACAGAGAACAAACACAAGTCACCGCTGTATGAGCAGCACAGTGTACATCGCGTGGAGATGATCTACAACCACATCGGCATGGTGTACTCGGGAATGGGTCCGGACTACCGCCTGCTGGTCAAGCAGGCCCGCAAGATCGCCCAGACGTACTACCTGACCTACAAGGAGCCGATTCCAGTGTCGCAGCTGGTGCAGCGCGTGGCCACGCTCATGCAAGAGTACACTCAGTCCGG TGGCGTTCGTCCCTTCGGCGTTTCCCTACTGATCTGCGGCTGGGACAATGATCGTCCGTATCTCTACCAATCCGATCCTTCGGGCGCCTACTTCGCCTGGAAGGCCACTGCCATGGGCAAGAACGCAGTGAACGGCAAAACTTTCCTGGAGAAGCG CTACAGCGAAGATCTGGAGCTGGACGACGCTGTTCACACCGCTATCCTTACGCTGAAAGAAGGTTTTGAGGGAAAAATGACTGCCGACAACATTGAGATCGGAATCTGCGATCAGAACGGATTCCAGCGCCTGGACCCCGCCTCCATCAAGGACTATTTGGCCAGCATCCCCTAA
- the LOC6606658 gene encoding uncharacterized protein LOC6606658, with amino-acid sequence MMSIGPITFQVYHKRVVNVLLLILSRMLVVSSFLADAMYICQNWRLEQSILNINYGCGRIAAGVCISLMAIGQFVGSALIVTRKRIYVSTGLLWLAGYLRMALNPTQRNLAKYFQVCNVISALMLIVLRSRRTAVVAFLLLTIVNWKDMERYLWIVFYKFGEKLMAYQKNSTVGLTGLQHGDMQTLDDPSLASRESFWHKVSVAGGFIFIVVNGHLNIMF; translated from the coding sequence ATGATGAGCATTGGTCCTATAACCTTCCAAGTATACCACAAGCGTGTGGTGAATGTGCTGCTTTTAATTCTGTCCAGGATGCTGGTCGTGTCCAGCTTTCTGGCGGATGCCATGTATATCTGCCAAAACTGGCGACTGGAGCAGAGCATTCTGAACATTAACTATGGATGCGGGCGGATTGCGGCTGGAGTGTGCATCAGCCTGATGGCGATTGGACAATTTGTTGGCTCAGCGCTGATTGTGACCAGAAAGAGGATTTATGTGAGCACGGGTCTGCTTTGGCTGGCGGGTTACCTGCGGATGGCCCTCAATCCGACGCAGCGAAACCTCGCCAAGTATTTTCAGGTGTGCAATGTGATCAGTGCCCTGATGCTCATAGTGCTGAGGTCTCGACGCACCGCCGTTGTCGCGTTCCTGCTGCTTACCATCGTGAACTGGAAGGATATGGAGCGGTATCTGTGGATCGTCTTCTACAAGTTCGGCGAGAAGCTCATGGCTTATCAGAAAAACTCCACCGTGGGACTGACGGGCCTACAGCATGGGGACATGCAAACCTTGGATGATCCGTCTTTGGCCTCGAGGGAAAGTTTCTGGCACAAAGTGTCCGTGGCTGGCGGATTTATCTTTATTGTCGTGAATGGCCATCTGAATATCATGTTTTAA